One segment of Brassica napus cultivar Da-Ae chromosome C3, Da-Ae, whole genome shotgun sequence DNA contains the following:
- the LOC106393365 gene encoding uncharacterized protein LOC106393365 produces the protein MDVAEVKSWDYPPRLYPEGSSNLEKKDINHNFRLGNFPHIRETIGLHVWEEMVNSPIGIVARLAGCESVWFSLLEFGEITGLNTGPLPTERFEPDQYKEFWEELKVPLGMGPKLDELKEALAFCPLWSFEKRYSTMKPWGRTAYEVLIDSIKTLAPEGGSYTISGMTVALLIWAYESSSASRTRASFDNLLAAEIKEHGEVRVRRIVLKDSIEEMYPKWPGRFVKSFWEVHGNTQGNAQGKGNEKKKKMKGGVSSEAEPPTKKQKKVKTQNESEVAAAGKGFSEKEGSKDLELENKATLRTIVSTLDNISRKFEQFDSQLEAYELDRNIPLMDQKTIDDSVKALLEERLKVLGVGKIPENNDNPSPPSADKSLTLASPRVQTQQNSVNSPALAATPVSPSKATKDDKDAKVPAYGRGCRGKHIVKGEEADEKKKAAQADASFKRKEKAEAKKKATEAKKKATEAKKKEAKAKKKEVEDKKKEAEGKKKQKAVGKKKEDVLKKRKQAESKNKEVTPYGEDSVFADVTNEVVGGENEFAPESDVEGSKLAAVSSPAVFPYVGENGTACVRKTVTPSSVIYDPLAPVDPVLLEKLMQHIKEIPPKPPAPADKPAVLSADHEGDFYSILIHERPWPEKEYGGVFDNGKLPDHCPTNLKWYEDVDHLYGCLQTGGNHWVAYHVDLKKEKIDCYDPIFGEVTHGSEQRILNSFKPLMHMIPYMLSEHIPANIRAPSKKKFSFRRRSKRCTPQNTQIGDCGVYSLKFVECLALGVTFDGINDKIFKVYG, from the exons atggatgttgCTGAAGTTAAATCATGGGATTACCCTCCAAGACTTTACCCTGAAGGATCTTCTAACCtggaaaaaaaagatattaatcACAATTTCCGTCTAGGAAATTTCCCCCACATTAGAGAAACAATTGGACTTCATGTATGGGAAGAAATGGTGAACTCTCCCATTGGAATAGTTGCTAGGCTAGCTGGATGCGAAAGCGTATG GTTTAGCTTGCTCGAGTTTGGTGAGATCACTGGGTTAAACACAGGTCCATTGCCAACAGAAAGGTTTGAACCTGATCAATACAAAGAGTTTTGGGAGGAGTTGAAGGTGCCGCTTGGGATGGGACCCAAGTTAGATGAACTGAAGGAAGCATTAGCGTTCTGTCCGCTTTGGAGTTTTGAAAAGC GGTATTCGACGATGAAGCCATGGGGTCGGACTGCATACGAAGTTCTCATTGACTCTATTAAAACGTTGGCTCCAGAAGGAGGGTCATACACAATAAGCGGCATGACCGTCGCGTTATTGATTTGGGCGTATGAATCGTCGTCTGCTTCG CGTACACGTGCAAGTTTTGATAACTTGTTGGCTGCCGAAATCAAAGAGCATGGCGAG GTGCGTGTGAGGAGAATTGTTTTGAAGGACTCAATTGAAGAGATGTATCCTAAATGGCCGG GTAGATTTGTGAAAAGTTTTTGGGAAGTGCATGGGAATACACAGGGTAATGCGCAGGGGAAGgggaatgagaagaagaagaaaatgaagggTGGAGTTTCGTCAGAAGCTGAGCCACCCActaagaagcagaagaaagttAAGACACAGAATGAGTCTGAAGTTGCTGCAGCGGGAAAGGGTTTTAGCGAGAAGGAAGGTAGCAAAGATTTGGAGTTGGAGAACAAAGCGACTCTGAGGACCATTGTGAGTACTCTGGATAATATTTCCAGGAAATTTGAGCAGTTTGACTCACAGTTGGAAGCTTACGAGTTAGACCGGAACATACCATTGATGGACCAAAAGACCATTGATGACAGCGTGAAAGCTTTACTGGAGGAGCGTCTGAAAGTGTTGGGAGTTGGGAAAATTCCCGAAAACAATGATAACCCCTCTCCACCATCAGCAGATAAATCTTTAACGTTGGCATCACCGCGTGTTCAAACGCAGCAGAATTCTGTCAATAGTCCAGCGTTAGCTGCGACTCCTG TTTCTCCTTCAAAGGCTACTAAGGATGATAAGGATGCTAAGGTTCCAGCCTATGGACGCGGCTGCAGGGGCAAACATATTGTTAAGGGTGAGGAAGccgatgagaagaaaaaagcaGCGCAGGCAGATGCTTCGTttaagaggaaggagaaggctGAGGCTAAGAAAAAAGCGACTGAGGCTAAGAAAAAAGCGACTGAAGCTAAGAAAAAAGAGGCTAAGGCTAAGAAAAAAGAGGTTgaagataagaaaaaagaggctgagggtaagaagaaacaaaaggCTGTGGGTAAGAAAAAAGAGGATGTGCTAAAGAAGCGAAAACAGGCTGAGTCAAAGAACAAAGAGGTGACTCCATATGGAGAGGACAGTGTATTTGCTGATGTGACTAACGAAGTTGTTGGAGGAGAGAACGAATTCGCGCCGGAGTCTGACGTCGAGGGATCTAAACTG GCGGCAGTTTCTTCACCAGCAGTTTTTCCGTATGTAGGAGAGAATGGAACGGCGTGCGTGAGGAAAACTGTTACTCCTTCATCAGTAATATATGACCCTCTAGCACCTGTTGATCCGGTGCTACTCGAAAAACTGATGCAACACATTAAGGAAATTCCACCCAAACCACCAGCACCAGCAGATAAACCAGCAGTTCTCTCCGCTGATCATGAGGGTGATTTCTACAGCATACTCATCCATGAAAGACCGTGGCCGGAAAAGGAATATGGAGGGGTGTTTGATAAT GGTAAGCTTCCCGATCACTGTCCAACAAACTTGAAGTGGTATGAAGATGTGGATCACTTGTACGGATGTCTTCAAACCGGCGGAAATCACTGGGTTGCGTATCATGTGgatctgaagaaggagaagattgaTTGCTACGATCCAATCTTTGGAGAGGTAACACACGGAAGTGAGCAGAGAATTCTAAATTCATTTAAACCGCTGATGCACATGATTCCGTATATGTTGAGTGAGCATATTCCTGCAAATATCCGAGCCCCTAGTAAGAAGAAGTTCTCATTCAGAAGGAGGAGCAAAAGATGCACTCCACAAAACACCCAGATTGGCGATTGCGGGGTGTATTCGTTGAAGTTTGTGGAGTGTCTAGCGCTTGGTGTAACGTTTGATGGGATAAACGATAAAATATTCAAGGTTTACGGATGA